In one Prosthecochloris aestuarii DSM 271 genomic region, the following are encoded:
- a CDS encoding ABC transporter substrate-binding protein gives MTERVAVHLRPCESLTSGAGRLSAVMPMLLLAVFLLFSGCSAENPGNGEEAPERAEPENALAGNGLEYAGGFSIKEFAGFRTLEVRAGVPGNDGLLSYLLLEPGQPVPEGYDDHIVVRTPVERVAVFSTTHIGFIDLLECTDRIIGVARPEFVNTPSVQERIQDGQITEIGMPFSPNLEIILELDPDLIIATALPPARRTEYNAIIDAGIPVVVVSEWLESSPLGRAEWVKLYAALFGKEQLAQEKFRQISDAYHGLRALTRDVADRPSVISSLPRKDAWFVPGGDSYVAALLRDAGASYHWSDLKTTGSIKMDIEPVYQVALDADFWLNPGTVLNLDELLSNDLRFRDFSSVQHGRVYNNNRLLNPAGGNAYWEFGVVQPERILKDLIMILHPDIAEREGFQDDSLTFYHLID, from the coding sequence ATGACTGAGCGGGTTGCAGTACACCTCCGGCCCTGTGAATCCCTGACATCAGGTGCAGGGCGGTTATCGGCAGTGATGCCGATGCTCCTGCTTGCGGTCTTTCTTCTTTTTTCCGGCTGTTCTGCAGAGAACCCTGGTAACGGCGAGGAGGCCCCGGAGCGTGCCGAGCCGGAAAACGCACTTGCCGGTAACGGCCTCGAGTATGCCGGAGGGTTTTCCATCAAGGAGTTTGCCGGGTTCCGAACGCTCGAAGTCCGGGCTGGTGTTCCTGGCAACGACGGCCTGCTGAGTTACCTGCTTCTCGAACCCGGCCAGCCGGTGCCGGAAGGGTATGATGATCATATTGTCGTCAGGACCCCTGTCGAGAGGGTTGCCGTGTTTTCTACGACGCATATCGGCTTCATCGATCTGCTTGAATGCACCGACAGGATTATCGGGGTCGCCCGTCCGGAATTTGTCAATACCCCTTCGGTGCAGGAGAGAATTCAGGATGGACAGATCACGGAGATCGGTATGCCGTTCAGTCCGAACCTTGAAATTATTCTCGAACTCGATCCCGATCTCATTATTGCGACAGCTCTTCCTCCGGCCAGGAGAACTGAGTACAATGCCATTATCGATGCCGGTATTCCTGTCGTTGTCGTATCTGAGTGGCTTGAGTCTTCTCCACTGGGTAGGGCGGAGTGGGTGAAGCTGTATGCTGCGTTGTTCGGCAAAGAGCAGCTCGCACAAGAAAAATTTCGTCAGATCAGTGATGCGTACCACGGCCTGCGAGCCCTTACCCGCGATGTTGCCGACAGGCCGTCGGTTATTTCAAGCCTGCCAAGAAAGGATGCGTGGTTCGTTCCCGGTGGCGACAGTTATGTGGCAGCGCTCCTGCGCGATGCAGGAGCATCGTACCATTGGAGTGACCTGAAGACAACCGGAAGCATCAAGATGGATATCGAGCCGGTGTACCAGGTGGCTCTCGATGCGGATTTCTGGCTTAATCCGGGAACCGTGCTGAATCTCGACGAACTGCTTTCGAACGACCTGCGCTTCCGGGATTTTTCTTCTGTGCAGCATGGCAGGGTTTATAACAATAACCGCCTGCTCAACCCGGCAGGGGGCAATGCATACTGGGAGTTCGGTGTTGTCCAGCCCGAACGGATTCTCAAGGACCTGATCATGATCCTGCACCCTGACATTGCGGAGCGTGAAGGGTTTCAGGATGATTCTCTAACGTTTTACCATCTTATCGATTGA
- a CDS encoding SRPBCC family protein — protein MSKQHLLYTQQIAAGIDTVWEFFSNPMNLERITPPDLHFTVTGGFDDSGSLYEGMEISYTLFPMWNVPVGWVTSITRVDKPLMFEDEQKEGPYEYWRHKHLFREVSGGVEMTDIIDYRLPYGALGELLDFLVINQRLDQVFRYRKKKINEIFELKQTA, from the coding sequence ATGAGCAAACAGCATTTACTATATACGCAGCAGATTGCTGCAGGTATCGACACCGTATGGGAATTTTTTTCCAACCCCATGAACCTTGAGAGGATAACCCCTCCTGATCTGCATTTTACCGTGACAGGTGGGTTTGATGATTCGGGATCGCTCTATGAGGGAATGGAGATTTCCTATACATTGTTTCCGATGTGGAATGTTCCAGTTGGCTGGGTTACTTCTATTACACGTGTCGACAAGCCGTTGATGTTTGAGGATGAGCAGAAGGAGGGACCATATGAATACTGGCGCCATAAACATCTTTTCAGGGAGGTTTCCGGTGGAGTGGAGATGACAGACATCATAGACTACAGGCTTCCCTACGGTGCGCTGGGAGAACTGCTTGACTTTCTGGTTATCAATCAGCGACTCGATCAGGTGTTTCGCTACCGCAAAAAGAAGATTAATGAGATTTTTGAGCTCAAGCAAACCGCTTGA
- a CDS encoding MFS transporter: MKKSPLVILFLTVLLDLIGFGIVLPLLPTYAKDLGASPLMIGFIAAVYSSMQFIFSPLWGKLSDVIGRRPVMLGSILLASISYVFFSQATTIPLLILARGMSGMGSANIAAAQAYITDVTDSQGRSKAMGMLGAAFGIGFIIGPLIGGFLKTNFGIEMVGLVAAALIGIDFILAIFFLPESNKEAIKISQLFTQKAISGPRQSVVALVSSKVSDYTQSVNDAFSSRPIAMLMTTNFIFTFGIVNMQIASILLWKEFYLTSDQQIGYLFAYVGFLSVIVQGGLIGKLNKILGEHKLFTWGHILSFIGVFFIPFVPQSNLFSIGLFILFFFAMGTSLVNPINISMTSLYSYNKKQGQIMGLAQSVNSFARILGPFSGSILYGINHKTPFIVAGILMIIGTVISLGLFKYDIEALEPAAESVNA, encoded by the coding sequence ATGAAGAAGTCCCCTTTGGTCATATTGTTTTTAACGGTCCTGCTCGACCTGATCGGGTTCGGCATCGTCCTGCCGCTACTTCCGACCTATGCCAAAGATCTTGGCGCCTCACCGTTGATGATCGGCTTTATAGCCGCTGTCTACTCGAGCATGCAATTTATTTTTTCCCCTCTATGGGGCAAGCTCAGTGACGTTATCGGCCGCAGACCGGTCATGCTGGGCAGCATATTGCTCGCGTCCATCTCCTATGTCTTTTTCTCCCAGGCGACAACCATTCCGCTGCTTATTCTGGCAAGAGGCATGTCAGGAATGGGCTCTGCCAATATCGCTGCCGCTCAGGCCTACATCACCGACGTGACCGACAGTCAGGGCCGGTCGAAAGCCATGGGAATGCTCGGTGCCGCCTTCGGGATCGGCTTTATCATCGGTCCGCTGATCGGAGGGTTTCTGAAAACCAATTTCGGCATTGAAATGGTCGGTCTTGTTGCTGCTGCGCTGATCGGTATCGATTTCATTCTGGCTATTTTTTTCCTGCCGGAGTCCAACAAGGAAGCAATAAAAATCTCTCAGCTCTTCACCCAAAAAGCCATATCCGGACCTCGTCAGTCCGTTGTCGCGCTTGTCTCGTCAAAAGTATCAGACTATACGCAGAGCGTCAACGACGCCTTCAGTTCCAGACCGATTGCCATGCTGATGACCACCAATTTCATTTTCACCTTCGGCATCGTCAACATGCAGATTGCCTCTATCCTGCTCTGGAAAGAGTTCTACCTTACCTCAGACCAGCAGATCGGGTACCTCTTTGCATATGTAGGATTTCTCTCGGTGATCGTTCAGGGGGGACTTATAGGAAAACTCAACAAAATACTGGGTGAACATAAACTGTTTACCTGGGGACACATTTTATCATTTATCGGTGTTTTTTTCATCCCCTTTGTTCCTCAGAGTAATCTTTTCAGTATCGGGCTGTTCATACTGTTTTTTTTTGCAATGGGAACCAGTCTGGTCAATCCGATCAATATTTCGATGACCTCGCTCTACAGCTACAACAAGAAACAGGGGCAAATCATGGGGCTGGCCCAATCGGTCAATTCATTTGCCAGGATTCTCGGTCCTTTCAGCGGCAGTATTCTTTACGGCATCAATCATAAAACACCATTTATTGTTGCAGGGATCCTCATGATCATCGGAACCGTTATTTCTCTCGGCCTGTTCAAATACGACATAGAAGCACTCGAACCCGCCGCTGAGTCCGTCAACGCGTAA
- a CDS encoding SoxR reducing system RseC family protein, whose protein sequence is MYAKVIKTYAEKADIQFICSDSSSESVHCGACSMGQTPSQNPETVLAENPVGAKTGDIVEYGLKEHGEVKAATLLFIVPLVTFMIALGITGSMGFEIWQSFLFGLLVLGGTLLGLQLLLKNKTYYYIAGIK, encoded by the coding sequence ATGTATGCTAAAGTCATAAAAACGTATGCTGAAAAGGCTGATATACAGTTTATCTGCAGTGACTCTTCGTCCGAAAGTGTTCATTGCGGAGCCTGTAGTATGGGGCAAACGCCGTCACAGAACCCTGAAACCGTGCTAGCCGAAAATCCGGTAGGGGCAAAAACAGGAGACATTGTTGAATACGGGCTGAAGGAGCACGGAGAGGTTAAAGCTGCAACCCTGCTCTTCATCGTACCGCTCGTAACATTTATGATCGCGCTCGGTATTACAGGCTCGATGGGTTTCGAAATCTGGCAGTCATTTCTTTTCGGGCTTCTGGTCCTTGGAGGAACACTGCTCGGATTGCAGCTGCTGCTGAAAAACAAAACGTATTATTACATCGCAGGAATTAAATAA
- a CDS encoding 4Fe-4S dicluster domain-containing protein, whose translation MKKKRKGRLRAPRQDIPWFPRIDAELCNSCLSCYEFCPKDVFASAKSEEGLRRRPKMEIVNPYSCIVMCSACEKICAAGAISFPPKEDFEQYVEYYD comes from the coding sequence ATGAAGAAAAAACGAAAGGGGCGCCTGAGAGCTCCCCGTCAGGATATTCCATGGTTTCCCCGCATTGACGCGGAGCTTTGCAACAGCTGCCTATCCTGTTACGAGTTCTGTCCAAAGGATGTCTTTGCTTCCGCAAAATCGGAGGAAGGGCTGAGGAGACGGCCGAAAATGGAAATCGTCAATCCGTATAGCTGCATAGTGATGTGCTCGGCTTGCGAGAAGATCTGTGCAGCCGGGGCAATTTCATTCCCACCAAAAGAGGATTTTGAGCAGTATGTGGAGTATTATGACTGA
- a CDS encoding TonB-dependent receptor plug domain-containing protein, translating into MQKKIIALLIASVCCHCTLYADDSSQSAILSSYTGDELVVTATRFPIKEKESSRFITVADSEKLKEVGATNAMDALGKIGGIGYKSLAPMGINRQGMNAAVYIRGIEDGELILINGMPVQQASGKGYDISSIPVEQIERIEVLKGAASTLYGADAMAGVINIVMKKAVDEKSGTASVEFGNEEWMNHGVSFSLPGISAGVRYQHMGELDDVGRDLKNEHTMALGNTDKYMVNVNASPFDNVSVDYQYNWYETTFIDRYDSGEEESTDQESSFHFLSLRYETARFKAKAFGVYDNRYQTDYVNEEQDGETLQRLNYNYGAETDYRFKFSEAFELVAGADYVHRFADYENNYGEKYRDDYGLFAELKAEPSSDLLLALGVREQFIDNEDGTSDYDAFLPSAGVTWKVNEELNLFANTGKAFQAPTFTQLYYEGRIIVGNPDLEPESGWTYEAGFKYDSGVASARLAGFYMTYDDKIEVDRSQGRPYGYFNAGSYSSKGVEWKLGLYPFLSSGSFLSDVSFSAAGYWAYPVAENTDGEEYQPGPKFQNTFGISYATLPVNVDLTCRILAGREDELENYAAFDMTGKVKAGSGYVTLAVENVFDTEIQTTGNLVEDASSRYVYYEPGRLARLGYTVSF; encoded by the coding sequence ATGCAAAAAAAAATTATCGCTCTTCTCATCGCGAGTGTGTGTTGTCACTGCACGCTTTATGCTGACGATTCATCTCAATCGGCAATTCTTTCGTCCTACACCGGTGACGAGCTTGTGGTGACCGCGACACGCTTTCCCATCAAGGAAAAGGAGAGTTCTCGCTTCATTACTGTCGCTGACAGCGAAAAGCTCAAGGAAGTCGGTGCGACAAACGCCATGGATGCCCTCGGAAAAATCGGAGGGATCGGCTACAAGTCTCTCGCCCCGATGGGGATCAACAGGCAGGGAATGAATGCCGCAGTCTACATCAGGGGGATCGAGGACGGGGAGCTGATCCTGATCAACGGAATGCCTGTCCAGCAGGCTTCGGGCAAAGGATATGACATCAGTTCCATTCCTGTCGAGCAGATCGAGCGGATCGAGGTACTCAAAGGCGCAGCATCGACCCTTTACGGGGCGGATGCGATGGCCGGCGTGATCAATATCGTGATGAAAAAGGCCGTCGATGAAAAAAGCGGAACCGCATCTGTTGAGTTCGGAAACGAAGAGTGGATGAATCACGGTGTCAGTTTCTCTCTTCCCGGCATTTCCGCCGGTGTTCGTTACCAGCATATGGGCGAACTGGATGATGTTGGCAGGGATCTGAAAAACGAGCACACGATGGCGCTCGGCAACACTGACAAGTATATGGTCAATGTCAACGCATCACCCTTCGACAACGTCTCTGTCGACTACCAGTATAACTGGTACGAAACGACTTTCATCGACCGGTACGATTCAGGCGAAGAGGAGTCGACCGATCAGGAAAGCAGTTTCCACTTCCTGAGCCTTCGCTATGAGACTGCAAGGTTCAAGGCCAAGGCGTTCGGTGTTTACGACAACCGGTACCAGACGGACTATGTCAATGAAGAACAGGATGGAGAGACCTTGCAGAGGCTGAATTATAACTATGGGGCGGAAACGGATTATCGCTTCAAGTTCTCTGAGGCTTTCGAGCTGGTCGCCGGAGCCGATTATGTGCATCGTTTTGCTGATTACGAGAACAATTACGGTGAGAAATACCGTGACGATTACGGGCTTTTTGCCGAGCTCAAAGCAGAGCCGTCATCTGATTTGCTTCTTGCCCTTGGCGTTCGTGAGCAGTTCATCGATAACGAGGACGGTACGTCGGACTACGATGCATTTCTTCCCAGCGCAGGTGTGACATGGAAAGTCAATGAAGAGCTGAACCTCTTTGCCAATACAGGCAAGGCGTTCCAGGCTCCGACCTTTACCCAGCTGTATTACGAGGGCAGGATCATTGTTGGCAACCCTGATCTCGAGCCGGAGTCCGGCTGGACCTATGAAGCTGGATTCAAGTACGATTCCGGGGTGGCATCTGCAAGGCTGGCCGGTTTTTACATGACCTATGATGACAAGATCGAAGTCGACCGTTCACAGGGGCGTCCATACGGTTATTTCAATGCAGGATCATACAGTTCCAAAGGGGTCGAGTGGAAACTCGGGCTGTATCCTTTCCTCTCTTCCGGCAGCTTTCTTTCCGATGTTTCCTTCTCGGCTGCCGGTTACTGGGCGTACCCGGTTGCCGAGAACACTGACGGAGAGGAGTATCAGCCCGGTCCGAAGTTCCAGAACACGTTCGGAATCTCCTATGCGACCCTGCCGGTCAATGTCGACCTTACCTGCCGCATTCTTGCCGGCCGCGAGGACGAGCTTGAAAATTATGCGGCTTTTGATATGACAGGAAAGGTGAAGGCCGGTTCAGGTTACGTGACGCTTGCTGTGGAGAATGTCTTCGATACCGAGATACAGACGACCGGAAATCTTGTTGAAGATGCCAGCAGCCGCTACGTGTATTACGAGCCCGGGCGACTTGCCAGGCTTGGTTATACGGTGTCTTTTTGA
- a CDS encoding ABC transporter substrate-binding protein has protein sequence MNPAPSAPERLLRSLLLLFVLAHAGCTNNSDQNRSAADAKPSIVSLAPSITEMVYAIGAGDQLIGRTSACDYPASALEVQIVGAFGRPSLEMLTSLEPDIVLDADLSDEQMGNRIEKQGIRRQRLTINTPDDIPDALRTIGRVTGNTERADSLASAIENGLQVFRAKTAEKASRPKVYLEIWDDPLWTGGSQSYTSALIGYAGGFNIGDSVPKEYFEISPEWVITENPDIIACMYMSRSISARQKVMARPGWEHINAVRNEKVYDHFDNSVFLRPGPRVLEGIAKLQEIITTP, from the coding sequence ATGAATCCCGCACCTTCGGCCCCTGAACGCCTCTTGAGGTCACTGCTTCTTCTCTTTGTCCTGGCACATGCCGGATGCACCAACAACAGCGACCAGAACAGATCAGCTGCAGACGCAAAACCTTCAATTGTCAGTCTGGCTCCGAGTATCACGGAGATGGTCTACGCCATCGGAGCTGGAGATCAGCTTATAGGAAGAACCAGTGCGTGCGACTACCCCGCCAGTGCCCTTGAGGTTCAGATTGTCGGTGCATTCGGCAGACCATCACTTGAAATGCTGACCAGTCTGGAGCCGGATATTGTACTCGATGCCGACCTTTCCGATGAACAGATGGGCAACAGGATTGAAAAACAGGGCATCAGGCGCCAACGACTTACCATCAATACACCCGACGACATCCCGGACGCATTGCGCACCATAGGGCGTGTCACCGGCAACACAGAACGAGCTGACAGCCTGGCATCAGCCATTGAAAACGGCCTTCAGGTTTTCCGTGCCAAGACAGCTGAAAAAGCATCAAGACCAAAGGTATATCTGGAAATATGGGACGATCCGCTCTGGACCGGTGGCTCGCAAAGCTATACCTCGGCACTCATCGGGTATGCAGGAGGCTTCAATATCGGAGACAGCGTCCCGAAAGAGTATTTTGAAATCTCTCCAGAGTGGGTCATCACTGAAAATCCGGATATCATTGCATGCATGTACATGTCAAGAAGCATTTCAGCAAGGCAAAAGGTCATGGCAAGACCTGGGTGGGAACATATCAATGCTGTCAGAAACGAAAAAGTATACGACCACTTCGACAACAGTGTCTTTCTTCGGCCGGGCCCCAGAGTCCTCGAAGGCATCGCAAAGCTTCAGGAAATAATCACAACCCCCTGA
- a CDS encoding CCA tRNA nucleotidyltransferase, producing MMNQDMALKEQRLHDSLPEVLYRIGDIADQQNIECYLVGGYIRDVLLERPSQDIDIMIIGDPIAFAREVQKQLKGRNFVVFERFRTARLELDDAVEGPVLLEIVGARKESYNPDSRKPITEIGSLEDDLSRRDFTVNALALELNALNRNRIVDLYGGIEALHSGILKTPLEPEKTFSDDPLRMMRAARFSSQLEFSLTDETLDAIKAMHTRISIVSRERVSHEFLKIMQSPKPSIGLKILFETGLLKEIFPELTAMAGIEQVDGLGHKDTLLHTFQVVDKLAEKSDHLWLRVAALLHDIAKPLTKRFSRHTGWTFHGHEVVGTRLAAKIFRSMRWPLEPLEYVQKMIRLHHRPIPLSKEEISDSAVRRLMFEAGEELNDLMTLCRADVTSKNPRKVRQIMQNFNRVEEKIDEVAEKDLLAKWRPPVNGIEIMEILGLNEGRMVGVIKKKMESAIIDGEIPYDRDAALAYIRKVWDEMQAASPPQKSDSV from the coding sequence ATGATGAATCAAGATATGGCATTGAAGGAACAACGATTACACGACAGTTTACCCGAAGTCCTCTATCGCATAGGCGATATAGCTGACCAGCAGAACATCGAATGCTACCTTGTCGGTGGCTACATCCGCGATGTGCTGCTTGAAAGACCGAGTCAGGATATTGATATTATGATTATCGGTGATCCGATAGCATTCGCCAGGGAGGTCCAAAAGCAGCTCAAAGGCAGAAATTTTGTAGTTTTCGAAAGATTCAGAACAGCCCGACTGGAACTCGATGACGCTGTTGAAGGACCGGTACTGCTTGAAATCGTCGGGGCACGCAAAGAGAGCTACAACCCCGATTCACGAAAACCCATCACCGAAATCGGTTCTCTCGAAGATGACCTTTCAAGACGCGATTTCACCGTCAACGCACTGGCGCTCGAACTGAATGCCTTGAACAGGAACCGGATTGTCGATCTCTATGGAGGCATAGAAGCACTGCACTCAGGCATTCTGAAAACACCTCTCGAACCGGAAAAAACCTTCTCGGACGATCCGCTTCGCATGATGAGAGCCGCAAGGTTTTCCAGTCAGCTTGAGTTTTCTCTGACAGATGAAACGCTCGATGCGATAAAAGCCATGCACACTCGCATATCGATCGTCTCGAGGGAACGGGTCAGCCATGAATTTCTCAAAATCATGCAGAGTCCCAAGCCCTCGATCGGTCTTAAAATACTCTTCGAGACAGGCTTGCTGAAAGAGATCTTCCCCGAACTGACTGCAATGGCCGGCATAGAACAGGTTGACGGGCTCGGTCATAAAGACACGCTGCTGCATACCTTTCAGGTTGTCGATAAACTCGCTGAAAAAAGCGATCATCTCTGGCTTCGTGTTGCCGCACTCCTCCACGATATCGCCAAACCGCTCACCAAGCGGTTCAGCAGACATACTGGCTGGACATTTCACGGCCATGAGGTAGTCGGAACACGGCTTGCAGCAAAGATCTTCCGTTCGATGCGCTGGCCGCTCGAACCCCTTGAATATGTCCAGAAAATGATCCGCCTGCACCACCGCCCTATTCCGCTCTCCAAAGAAGAGATTTCTGATTCGGCAGTCAGGCGCCTGATGTTTGAGGCCGGTGAAGAACTCAATGACCTGATGACACTCTGCCGCGCAGATGTCACGAGTAAAAACCCGCGCAAGGTGCGCCAAATCATGCAGAATTTCAACCGTGTCGAGGAAAAAATCGACGAAGTGGCAGAAAAAGACCTTCTGGCCAAATGGCGCCCACCGGTCAACGGCATTGAAATCATGGAGATTCTGGGCCTCAATGAAGGACGAATGGTCGGAGTAATCAAGAAAAAAATGGAATCCGCCATTATTGACGGTGAGATTCCCTATGATCGCGACGCAGCGCTCGCCTATATCAGAAAAGTATGGGATGAGATGCAGGCTGCAAGCCCGCCACAAAAAAGCGACTCGGTATGA
- the purB gene encoding adenylosuccinate lyase, whose translation MIPRYSPKDMAAIWTDEAKFQRWLDIEIAAVEARVEAGFVPEEALAVIKEKAAFNVDEILEIEKETKHDVIAFLTNVNRNVGPQSRYIHEGLTSSDVGDTCLAMQMRDAGKLLIKDIESLVDVLAKRAKEFKYTLEMGRTHGIHAEPLTFGLKLLLWHQEMLRNLDRMKRAVENVSFGKISGAVGTYQHLSPDIEEAVCLKLGLKPAPISTQVLQRDRHAEFQTTMAIAAASIEKFSVELRHLQRTEVREAEEFFSKGQKGSSAMPHKRNPITFERLTGLARIVRSNSIAAMENVALWHERDISHSSVERVIMPDSTIALCYMLRTFRNTIQDLLVYPERMQENFNTSYGLTLSQTLLLALTGKGLTREEAYKLVQRNAMQSWENKVQLKELVQQDEDILKHVTAEEIEQLFSSENILGKLKKSVDIIFARNGLDN comes from the coding sequence TTGATACCACGTTACTCACCTAAGGACATGGCTGCCATCTGGACTGACGAAGCCAAATTCCAGCGCTGGCTCGACATTGAAATCGCCGCTGTAGAAGCGAGGGTTGAAGCCGGGTTTGTGCCGGAAGAAGCGCTTGCTGTTATCAAAGAAAAGGCCGCGTTCAACGTCGACGAAATCCTTGAGATCGAAAAAGAGACCAAACACGACGTCATCGCATTTCTCACCAACGTCAACCGTAATGTTGGACCACAGTCCCGCTACATTCACGAAGGTCTGACATCATCGGACGTCGGCGATACCTGCCTTGCCATGCAGATGCGCGATGCAGGAAAATTGCTCATCAAGGATATCGAATCACTGGTCGACGTCCTGGCCAAACGCGCAAAAGAGTTCAAATATACTCTTGAAATGGGCCGGACCCACGGCATCCACGCAGAGCCGCTCACCTTCGGCCTGAAGCTCCTGCTCTGGCATCAGGAGATGCTGCGCAACCTCGACCGCATGAAAAGAGCCGTCGAGAACGTTTCTTTCGGTAAAATTTCCGGTGCTGTCGGCACCTACCAGCACCTCTCTCCCGACATTGAAGAGGCTGTCTGTCTGAAACTCGGTCTCAAACCCGCTCCGATCTCAACACAGGTTCTGCAGCGTGACCGCCATGCAGAATTCCAGACGACGATGGCTATCGCTGCTGCCTCCATCGAGAAATTCTCGGTCGAACTGCGCCATCTGCAGCGCACTGAAGTGCGTGAAGCAGAAGAGTTCTTCAGCAAGGGGCAGAAAGGCAGTTCAGCCATGCCGCACAAGCGAAACCCGATCACCTTCGAACGACTCACCGGTCTGGCAAGGATTGTGCGTTCCAATTCGATCGCAGCAATGGAAAACGTAGCCCTCTGGCATGAACGCGATATTTCACACTCCTCGGTCGAACGCGTGATCATGCCCGATTCCACTATCGCCCTCTGCTATATGCTGCGTACATTCCGCAACACCATACAAGACCTCCTTGTCTACCCGGAAAGAATGCAGGAAAACTTCAATACATCCTACGGCCTGACCCTTTCGCAGACGCTTCTCCTCGCGCTTACCGGCAAAGGTCTCACCAGAGAAGAAGCCTACAAACTTGTGCAGCGCAATGCCATGCAGAGCTGGGAAAACAAGGTACAGCTCAAAGAACTGGTCCAGCAGGATGAAGATATTCTCAAGCACGTCACAGCAGAAGAGATCGAACAGCTCTTCTCGTCAGAAAATATTCTCGGCAAGCTGAAAAAAAGCGTCGATATCATCTTTGCCCGCAACGGCTTGGACAACTGA
- a CDS encoding Fe-S cluster domain-containing protein — MISEAFIPAVSSLGAVALTLGVIIHYVSKKFHVEEDPMVTIVNDILPGVNCGACGYPSCGQFAEVLVDTKDSSMTCPVGGSDLAAKLGETLGITMAEPKPQIAVLLCQGDNDTAKETAEYLGIQDCWAATQAFVGPKQCRYSCVGLGSCIAYCDFNAMSLENGLVVIDKDLCTGCEACISACPTGVLVMQEKKAERYFIACNSHDKGAATKKACEAGCIACQKCVKVCEDNAIVIENFLARIVQEKCTACGKCIDVCPTKVNCIRLENDLKAVKQKKAS, encoded by the coding sequence ATGATTAGTGAAGCATTTATACCGGCCGTCTCAAGTCTCGGAGCCGTCGCACTGACACTTGGCGTCATCATCCATTACGTCTCAAAGAAGTTCCACGTCGAAGAAGACCCGATGGTCACTATCGTCAATGACATCCTGCCCGGTGTCAACTGCGGTGCCTGCGGGTATCCGAGCTGCGGTCAGTTTGCAGAAGTCCTGGTCGACACAAAAGATTCCAGTATGACATGTCCGGTTGGCGGATCCGATCTTGCTGCGAAGCTCGGCGAAACGCTCGGCATCACCATGGCCGAACCCAAACCGCAGATCGCTGTGCTGCTCTGCCAGGGCGACAATGATACGGCAAAAGAAACCGCTGAGTATCTGGGCATCCAGGACTGCTGGGCGGCCACTCAGGCTTTCGTTGGCCCGAAACAGTGCCGCTACTCCTGTGTGGGACTCGGATCCTGTATCGCCTATTGCGATTTTAACGCCATGAGCCTCGAAAACGGCCTTGTCGTTATCGACAAAGACCTCTGCACCGGATGTGAAGCCTGTATTTCGGCCTGTCCTACCGGTGTGCTTGTCATGCAGGAAAAGAAAGCCGAGCGCTACTTCATCGCCTGCAACTCGCACGACAAGGGCGCGGCCACAAAAAAAGCCTGTGAGGCGGGATGTATCGCCTGCCAGAAATGCGTCAAGGTGTGTGAAGACAACGCCATTGTCATTGAGAATTTCCTTGCCCGGATCGTTCAGGAAAAATGCACGGCATGCGGTAAATGTATCGATGTCTGCCCGACGAAAGTCAACTGCATCAGACTTGAAAACGATCTTAAAGCTGTGAAACAAAAAAAAGCCTCATAA
- a CDS encoding NUDIX hydrolase has protein sequence MTKATVAAILYPSARERRTVLLTKRTIAPFKGCWCLPGGHIDPLETAEKAVVREVAEETGLTMHAPEFIGYSDEIFPEHNFHAEALIFCGTATGELAAQRDEVSDIRWFSLEDALSQKLAFRHNDILQRYESRTFGP, from the coding sequence ATGACAAAAGCAACAGTAGCCGCCATCCTCTATCCTTCAGCCAGAGAACGCCGGACCGTTCTGCTCACCAAAAGAACAATAGCTCCTTTCAAAGGGTGCTGGTGTCTGCCCGGCGGTCATATCGACCCGCTCGAAACTGCGGAAAAAGCCGTTGTTCGGGAAGTTGCCGAAGAAACCGGGCTCACGATGCATGCACCAGAATTCATAGGCTACTCTGACGAGATCTTTCCTGAACACAACTTTCACGCTGAAGCGCTCATCTTCTGTGGAACTGCTACCGGAGAGCTCGCTGCCCAGAGAGATGAAGTCTCCGATATCAGATGGTTCTCTCTTGAAGACGCGCTATCGCAAAAACTTGCATTTCGCCATAACGACATTCTCCAACGATATGAATCCCGCACCTTCGGCCCCTGA